The following proteins are co-located in the Acidobacteriota bacterium genome:
- a CDS encoding FtsX-like permease family protein has protein sequence MPPSYRPDSVEKYLKNTLIVEDASAGMSSLHRAYKDPLWILLTVAGLVLLIACANLANLLLARASTRQREMVVRQAVGASRLRLIVQLCTESLLLAGLGAILGLGIAHVAGRALIGFLTTQDQPIVLTLGLDWNLFLFTTGLALLTCLLFGVAPAIKATSTPPAAAMSGARGTAQSAERHRLRRSLVVAQVAMSLVLLCGALLFAQTLRNLLTTESGMVSEDVLVASVDARLPAMPPEQRLLMFDQIEARIAAQPGVIALAQVSLSPFGGSSWNGDVRAKGAADGEKKESWFTLVGPGYFGALKTPLLAGREFTPQDTASSPRVAIVNEQFAKSVFGDDNPIGRTFAHAQVAGKPDLEYEVVGLVRNTKYGGLREDFRPIAFFAAAQDEDPPDYMTFMVRSQVFANATMASIKQVMTEMQQGLLIEFRVFDDQIAQTVMRERLMATVSGAFGVLASSSRRSACMA, from the coding sequence GTGCCACCCAGCTACCGTCCTGATTCCGTCGAGAAGTATCTGAAGAACACACTCATCGTCGAGGATGCGAGCGCGGGGATGTCCTCGTTGCACAGGGCATACAAGGATCCGCTGTGGATCCTGCTGACCGTGGCCGGCCTCGTGCTGCTCATCGCGTGCGCCAACCTCGCGAACCTCCTGCTGGCGCGTGCGAGCACGCGCCAGCGCGAGATGGTCGTGCGCCAGGCCGTCGGCGCGTCACGCCTGCGGCTGATCGTGCAGTTGTGCACGGAGAGCCTGCTGCTGGCGGGCCTTGGTGCCATCCTCGGACTCGGCATCGCTCACGTCGCCGGGCGTGCGCTCATCGGGTTCCTGACGACGCAGGATCAGCCCATCGTCCTCACGCTCGGCCTCGATTGGAACCTGTTCCTCTTCACCACGGGACTCGCGCTCCTGACATGCCTGCTGTTCGGTGTCGCGCCGGCGATCAAGGCCACCAGCACACCGCCGGCGGCGGCGATGTCCGGTGCGCGCGGCACGGCGCAATCGGCCGAGCGCCATCGCCTGCGCCGGAGTCTCGTGGTGGCGCAGGTGGCGATGTCACTGGTGCTGCTGTGCGGCGCACTCCTGTTCGCGCAGACGCTGCGCAACCTGCTCACCACGGAGTCGGGCATGGTGTCGGAAGACGTCCTGGTCGCCAGCGTCGACGCACGACTGCCGGCCATGCCGCCCGAGCAGCGCCTCCTGATGTTCGACCAGATCGAGGCGCGCATCGCCGCGCAGCCGGGCGTCATCGCCTTGGCGCAGGTCTCGCTGAGTCCGTTCGGCGGCAGCAGCTGGAACGGCGACGTGCGTGCAAAGGGCGCGGCAGACGGCGAGAAGAAGGAGTCGTGGTTCACGCTGGTCGGCCCAGGCTACTTCGGCGCGCTGAAGACGCCGCTCCTGGCCGGGCGCGAGTTCACGCCGCAGGACACGGCTTCCAGTCCGCGCGTGGCCATCGTCAACGAGCAGTTCGCGAAGTCGGTCTTCGGCGACGACAATCCGATCGGCCGCACCTTCGCGCATGCACAGGTGGCGGGCAAGCCCGACCTGGAGTACGAAGTCGTGGGACTCGTGCGCAACACCAAGTACGGCGGCCTGCGCGAGGACTTCCGCCCGATCGCGTTCTTCGCCGCGGCCCAGGACGAGGATCCGCCCGATTACATGACGTTCATGGTGCGCTCGCAGGTGTTCGCGAACGCGACGATGGCCAGCATCAAGCAGGTGATGACCGAGATGCAGCAGGGACTGCTGATCGAGTTCCGCGTGTTCGACGACCAGATCGCGCAGACGGTCATGCGCGAGCGGTTGATGGCCACGGTGTCCGGCGCATTCGGTGTGCTGGCATCGTCCTCTCGACGCTCGGCCTGTATGGCGTGA
- a CDS encoding ABC transporter permease produces MAWIARAVNVFRRNRLLRHLDDELAFHVAERIDELVAGGMTPDDATTEALRRFGGYTRQRERTRDMNIVAWLEALVADVRYGARQLWGHPGFTTVAVLSLALGIGANTAIFQMINALRLRSLPAVEAPAELAVLARGTDFFTFGWYSSRHQAFTYAQFQAVRQAQDAFSDMLVFGPTSFNVSPSGEAHRVEGLWVNSNFLDVLGVRPILGSGFVRVKDEADCSQAGAVLSYASWQRQYRGNPACSARSCTCRVARDLRRHGATQLPS; encoded by the coding sequence ATGGCCTGGATCGCGCGCGCGGTCAACGTCTTCAGGCGGAACAGGCTGCTTCGCCACCTGGACGATGAACTGGCGTTCCATGTGGCCGAGCGCATCGACGAACTGGTGGCCGGCGGCATGACGCCGGACGACGCGACAACCGAGGCGCTCCGCCGCTTCGGCGGATACACACGGCAACGCGAGAGGACGCGGGACATGAACATCGTGGCGTGGCTCGAGGCGCTGGTCGCCGACGTGAGGTACGGTGCGCGACAGCTCTGGGGGCATCCGGGCTTCACGACCGTCGCGGTCCTGTCGCTCGCGCTCGGCATCGGCGCGAACACGGCGATCTTCCAGATGATCAACGCGCTGCGCCTGCGAAGCCTGCCGGCGGTGGAGGCGCCAGCGGAACTGGCGGTGCTCGCGCGCGGCACGGACTTCTTCACGTTCGGCTGGTACTCGTCGCGTCATCAGGCGTTCACCTATGCGCAGTTCCAGGCCGTGCGTCAGGCGCAGGATGCCTTCTCCGACATGCTCGTGTTCGGTCCGACGAGCTTCAACGTCTCGCCGAGCGGCGAGGCGCACCGTGTCGAGGGATTGTGGGTGAACAGCAACTTCCTCGACGTCCTTGGCGTGCGCCCGATACTGGGCAGCGGCTTCGTGCGCGTGAAGGACGAGGCCGATTGCAGCCAGGCCGGCGCGGTCCTGTCGTACGCGTCCTGGCAGCGCCAGTACCGCGGGAACCCGGCGTGCTCGGCCAGGAGTTGTACCTGCAGGGTCGCCCGCGATCTTCGGCGACACGGTGCCACCCAGCTACCGTCCTGA
- a CDS encoding PadR family transcriptional regulator, whose product MTTRTRNDILQGTLTLLVLRSLEGQGPLHGYALCGHLQRMSADALRVEEGSLYPALHRMEQEGWISATWRVTDKGRRAKYYRITRLGRTQLDIERESWARLTRGVGRVLRYS is encoded by the coding sequence ATGACCACACGGACCCGCAACGACATTCTCCAGGGCACGCTCACGCTGCTCGTGCTGCGCAGCCTCGAAGGGCAGGGGCCGCTGCACGGCTACGCGCTCTGCGGCCACCTCCAGCGCATGTCCGCCGATGCGCTGCGCGTGGAGGAGGGCTCGCTTTATCCGGCGCTGCACCGCATGGAGCAGGAAGGCTGGATCTCGGCCACGTGGCGCGTGACCGACAAGGGCCGGCGAGCCAAGTACTACCGGATCACCAGGCTCGGACGGACCCAGCTGGACATCGAACGCGAGAGTTGGGCGCGCCTGACGCGCGGCGTCGGACGAGTGCTGCGCTACAGCTGA
- a CDS encoding protein kinase, with amino-acid sequence MDPTRWQRVKAIFAEVVDEPPERHADLVAHHCGNDEALRDEVLSLLAAHGATSAPLGPELPDDRPTSGTTAADAYAGRRFGAYRILREIGRGGMGAVFLAERADGAFHRQVALKIVGRTFSGDDMLRRFRRERQILATLNHPHIAHLLDGGVSAEGEPFFVMEYVDGVRIDEYCTRHARTQRERLALMADVCRAVAHAHAQQIIHRDLKPSNILVTAAGVPKLLDFGIARVTESPEGGELTLTEYQAFTPEYASPEQASGAPVLTPATDVFSLGVLLAHLLDETETTGKTEPTPGPTGPALRARPTRRSSSLPRELRCVVARATHIDASRRYESAAALADDITRYLDGRPVLARPDGLGYRIATFVRQRKVPIAVAALAIAALLIGAFVATYSLGRVPVSSASVGDAVAPGDERTMAVLPLLVAPPEGGTRAAPPSTADRALRVGLADAIATRLGRIPSLAVRPVDATLPYLDRVVDTVAAGRELEVDTVLEGTLARTGTRLQTTLRLVDVASGHVAWQASFVSDLAHVLMGEQALATQVSRGVSTALSLPFASARPAADTTAAAQEAYLDGNLALAMTRRDVSQIFAARDAFARAIRLDPDFAAAQAGLASAFTRAASMAFLAPTEAYPRAERAARRALELDPDLAAAHVALAEVEGDYNWRWADAEAHLRRALVLEPTSARVNHSLGEFLASHGRFAEAAEFSARARALDPTLVNFVAVRGLHYYLEHRFDEAIAESRKALAQDPQTYLAYLYMAAAYAARGNPADGLEAARAAAALSGGAQSDIFVMACNQALLNDRPAALTLLNQLLTLRRTRYIEPFQFVGIYAYLGDTERAFEWLERAYEERSYWMPTLKVHPMVDSLRGDPRFAALLARMRLE; translated from the coding sequence ATGGACCCCACGAGATGGCAGCGCGTCAAGGCGATCTTCGCCGAGGTGGTCGACGAGCCGCCGGAGCGTCACGCCGATCTGGTGGCGCACCACTGCGGCAACGACGAGGCGCTGCGCGACGAAGTCCTCTCGCTGCTTGCCGCGCACGGCGCGACGAGCGCGCCGCTCGGACCCGAACTGCCTGACGACAGGCCCACGTCCGGCACCACCGCCGCCGATGCATACGCCGGCCGTCGATTCGGCGCGTATCGCATCCTTCGCGAGATCGGCCGTGGCGGCATGGGCGCCGTGTTCCTCGCCGAACGTGCCGATGGTGCGTTCCATCGCCAGGTGGCCTTGAAGATCGTCGGCCGCACGTTCTCGGGCGACGACATGCTGCGCCGCTTCCGCCGCGAGCGCCAGATCCTTGCCACGCTGAACCATCCGCACATCGCGCATCTCCTCGATGGCGGCGTGAGCGCCGAGGGCGAACCGTTCTTCGTGATGGAGTACGTCGATGGTGTGCGCATCGACGAGTACTGCACTCGGCACGCCCGTACGCAGCGCGAGCGGCTCGCCCTCATGGCCGACGTCTGCCGTGCGGTGGCGCATGCGCACGCGCAGCAGATCATCCATCGCGATCTCAAGCCGTCGAACATCCTCGTCACGGCGGCGGGCGTGCCCAAGCTGCTGGATTTCGGGATCGCGCGCGTGACCGAGTCGCCGGAAGGAGGGGAGCTCACGCTCACCGAATATCAGGCGTTCACGCCTGAATACGCGTCGCCGGAACAGGCCAGCGGCGCGCCGGTGCTCACGCCGGCCACCGACGTGTTCAGCCTTGGCGTCCTGCTCGCGCACCTGCTCGACGAAACGGAGACGACAGGGAAGACAGAGCCGACTCCAGGGCCGACAGGGCCGGCTCTCCGAGCCCGGCCGACCCGCCGATCGTCGTCACTGCCGCGCGAGCTCCGTTGCGTGGTGGCGAGGGCCACGCACATCGACGCGAGCCGCCGGTACGAGTCGGCCGCGGCGCTGGCCGACGACATCACGCGGTACCTCGACGGCCGGCCGGTGCTTGCGCGGCCCGACGGCCTCGGGTATCGGATCGCGACGTTCGTCCGTCAGCGCAAGGTGCCCATCGCCGTGGCGGCACTTGCCATTGCGGCGCTGCTCATCGGCGCATTCGTCGCGACGTATTCCCTTGGCCGCGTGCCGGTCTCGTCCGCGTCGGTCGGCGATGCCGTTGCACCGGGCGACGAGCGCACGATGGCAGTGCTGCCGCTCCTCGTGGCACCGCCGGAGGGCGGCACTCGTGCCGCGCCGCCGTCCACTGCCGATCGCGCGCTCCGCGTCGGCCTCGCGGACGCCATCGCCACGCGACTCGGGCGCATCCCGTCGCTGGCGGTGCGTCCCGTCGACGCGACGCTTCCGTATCTCGATCGCGTGGTCGACACGGTCGCCGCCGGCCGCGAGCTCGAGGTCGACACGGTGCTCGAAGGGACGCTGGCGCGAACCGGGACGCGGCTGCAGACGACGCTCAGGCTCGTGGACGTCGCCAGCGGACACGTGGCCTGGCAGGCGTCATTCGTCAGCGATCTCGCACATGTCCTCATGGGCGAGCAGGCACTCGCCACGCAGGTCAGTCGCGGCGTGTCCACCGCGCTGTCGCTCCCGTTCGCGTCAGCGCGTCCGGCGGCGGATACGACGGCGGCCGCGCAGGAGGCCTATCTCGACGGCAACCTCGCACTCGCGATGACCAGGCGCGACGTCTCGCAGATCTTTGCCGCCCGCGACGCGTTCGCGCGCGCGATCCGCCTGGATCCCGACTTCGCCGCGGCGCAGGCGGGCCTCGCCTCGGCGTTCACGCGGGCAGCGTCGATGGCGTTCCTGGCGCCCACCGAGGCGTATCCGCGCGCCGAGCGCGCCGCCAGGCGCGCGCTCGAACTCGATCCCGACCTTGCCGCGGCGCACGTGGCGCTCGCCGAAGTCGAGGGCGACTACAACTGGCGTTGGGCGGACGCGGAGGCGCACCTGCGCCGGGCGCTGGTGCTGGAGCCGACGAGCGCGCGGGTCAACCACTCGCTGGGCGAGTTCCTGGCCAGTCACGGCAGGTTCGCCGAGGCCGCCGAGTTCTCGGCGCGCGCGCGGGCCCTCGATCCCACGCTCGTCAATTTCGTGGCCGTGCGCGGGCTGCACTACTACCTCGAACATCGCTTCGACGAGGCGATCGCGGAGAGCCGGAAGGCCCTCGCGCAGGATCCCCAGACGTATCTCGCGTACCTGTACATGGCTGCGGCGTACGCGGCGCGCGGCAATCCGGCCGACGGGCTCGAGGCCGCGCGGGCGGCGGCGGCGCTCTCGGGCGGCGCGCAGTCGGACATCTTCGTCATGGCCTGCAACCAGGCCCTCCTGAACGACAGGCCCGCGGCGCTGACGCTCCTGAACCAGCTCCTGACCCTCCGCCGCACGCGATACATCGAGCCCTTCCAGTTCGTCGGGATCTACGCGTATCTCGGCGATACGGAGCGCGCCTTCGAGTGGCTCGAACGCGCGTACGAAGAACGGTCGTACTGGATGCCCACGCTGAAGGTGCATCCGATGGTCGACTCGCTCAGAGGCGATCCACGCTTCGCCGCCCTGCTCGCCAGAATGCGACTGGAATAG
- a CDS encoding sigma-70 family RNA polymerase sigma factor: MQRGNSFDPPQPFRYSCSRVNDQAQAQRPTLDGTSIGDEAADVVFPRLYEELRRLAASALRRERAGHTLQPTALVHEAFLRLANSADVPWDSRDHFVAIAGRVMRQVLVDHARRKHAAKRSTGAVRVPLDDVDVPAATVDVDLVALDAAIVKLATFDPRQARIVELRFFAGLSVPETAALIGASERTVKRDWQIARAWLTRELSYGEPA; encoded by the coding sequence ATGCAACGTGGCAACTCATTCGACCCGCCTCAGCCGTTTCGGTATTCTTGTTCTCGCGTGAACGACCAAGCGCAGGCGCAGCGCCCCACCCTCGATGGCACGTCGATCGGGGACGAGGCGGCTGACGTCGTCTTCCCCCGCCTCTACGAGGAACTGCGACGCCTCGCCGCGTCAGCCCTCCGCCGCGAGCGTGCCGGGCACACTCTCCAGCCGACCGCCCTGGTCCACGAGGCGTTCCTGCGGCTGGCCAACAGCGCCGATGTGCCGTGGGATAGCCGTGACCACTTCGTGGCAATCGCCGGGCGCGTGATGCGCCAGGTCCTGGTCGACCACGCGCGACGCAAGCACGCGGCCAAGCGCAGCACGGGAGCCGTTCGCGTGCCTCTCGACGATGTGGACGTGCCGGCCGCGACGGTGGATGTCGACCTGGTGGCGCTCGACGCGGCGATCGTGAAGCTGGCCACCTTCGACCCACGTCAGGCCCGCATCGTCGAACTGCGTTTCTTCGCCGGATTGTCCGTGCCGGAGACGGCGGCCCTCATCGGTGCGTCGGAGCGCACGGTGAAGCGCGACTGGCAGATCGCCAGGGCCTGGCTCACGCGTGAGCTCTCGTACGGCGAGCCGGCCTGA
- a CDS encoding gluconate 2-dehydrogenase subunit 3 family protein yields the protein MSSSAPPHILPVLPSPGATAGTSATPGISRRSALQGLVAGLGLTAGSTTADADVHDHPLAAHIVQRRATPPATTPATPKFFDAHQFATLGVVSELIVPGSVASGSPAYIDSVLAVEHDDVRIAVVSALSALDAAARDAHRATFRTLKAPQQIAILESLTRPLVTLKTWVAGAHYSSEAGLKSLGFDGMVFFQEFPACQHGEGHA from the coding sequence ATGTCGTCCAGCGCTCCACCGCATATCCTCCCGGTGCTGCCCTCGCCAGGTGCGACGGCCGGCACCAGCGCCACTCCCGGCATCTCGCGACGGTCTGCGCTCCAGGGACTCGTCGCGGGCCTCGGTCTGACCGCCGGCTCGACGACAGCTGACGCGGACGTGCATGACCACCCGCTCGCCGCGCACATCGTGCAGCGGCGCGCGACGCCACCGGCCACGACTCCCGCGACGCCGAAGTTCTTCGACGCACACCAGTTCGCCACGCTGGGTGTCGTGTCCGAACTCATCGTGCCGGGCTCGGTCGCCAGCGGCAGCCCGGCATACATCGACAGCGTGCTTGCCGTGGAACATGACGATGTCCGCATCGCCGTGGTGAGCGCCCTGTCGGCCCTCGACGCGGCGGCGCGCGACGCGCACCGCGCCACGTTCCGCACGCTGAAGGCACCGCAGCAGATCGCGATTCTCGAAAGCCTCACCCGACCGCTCGTGACGCTGAAGACGTGGGTCGCCGGCGCGCACTACTCGTCCGAGGCCGGGCTGAAGTCGCTCGGCTTCGACGGCATGGTCTTCTTCCAGGAGTTCCCGGCGTGCCAGCACGGCGAGGGACACGCGTAG
- a CDS encoding GMC family oxidoreductase, with translation MQTTQRDPAGQHFDVVIIGSGASGGWAAKRLTEAGLRVVVLEAGRALTDADYKEHVHAYQLPYRARTKAPLEQRRPKQSQSYAVREWNADWYVDDIQEPYHDESTPPFLWVRTRVVGGRTNIWGRACLRLSDVDFKAASRDGRGVDWPISYADIAPYYDLVEDYVGVSGVKEGLEQYPDGRFQPPMGFTCEEVALRTRVKNAFGYTITQGRTANLPRPLNGRQACHYCGPCEHGCVTHSYFNAAFTTMRDAMATGRCTLVTGAMAYKVLMDPETHKARGVLYVDRDTRQPKEIFGNVVALCAQTLESVRMLLNSSSPQDPNGLSNSSGLVGKYLMTHFSGGGASGRLPEVEATPSMNGPNRPCQLLTARFRNLPGGPQSADFVRGYAWSTSVGTGFDFSAPGIGDAYTRAIARRRPVSVTFSGFGECLPYADNTCTIDPDTRDAFGIPVVRLHLTPRENEQAMHRDMATHAAEVLERIGATNIRQTHQVRGQAHEVGAARMGTDPKASVLNPFLQSHDVRNLFVMDGSSFPSSAWQNPTLTIMALAVRSTDYLLEQLRAGNL, from the coding sequence ATGCAGACCACACAGCGCGATCCCGCGGGACAGCACTTCGACGTCGTCATCATCGGGTCTGGCGCGTCGGGCGGCTGGGCGGCCAAGCGACTCACCGAGGCAGGCCTTCGCGTCGTGGTGCTCGAAGCCGGCCGTGCCTTGACCGATGCCGACTACAAGGAACACGTGCACGCGTACCAGTTGCCGTATCGCGCCCGGACGAAAGCGCCGCTGGAGCAGCGGCGGCCGAAGCAGTCGCAGTCGTACGCCGTGCGCGAGTGGAACGCCGACTGGTACGTCGACGACATCCAGGAGCCCTATCACGACGAGTCGACGCCGCCATTCCTCTGGGTGCGGACGCGCGTCGTGGGTGGACGCACGAACATCTGGGGTCGCGCCTGCCTGCGCCTGAGCGACGTGGACTTCAAGGCCGCCTCGCGCGACGGCAGGGGCGTGGACTGGCCGATCTCGTACGCCGACATCGCACCGTACTACGACCTCGTCGAGGACTACGTCGGCGTATCGGGCGTGAAGGAAGGACTCGAACAGTATCCCGACGGGCGGTTCCAGCCCCCGATGGGATTCACGTGCGAAGAGGTGGCGCTCCGCACGCGCGTGAAGAACGCCTTCGGCTACACCATCACGCAGGGCCGCACGGCCAACCTCCCGCGCCCGCTCAACGGCCGCCAGGCCTGCCACTACTGCGGACCGTGCGAGCACGGGTGCGTGACGCACTCGTACTTCAACGCCGCGTTCACGACGATGCGCGACGCCATGGCGACAGGCCGCTGCACGCTGGTGACAGGAGCGATGGCGTACAAGGTCCTCATGGATCCGGAGACGCACAAGGCGCGCGGCGTCCTGTACGTGGACAGAGACACGCGCCAGCCGAAGGAGATCTTCGGCAACGTCGTCGCGTTGTGCGCGCAGACGCTCGAGTCCGTGCGAATGCTGCTGAATTCGTCATCCCCGCAGGATCCGAACGGCCTCTCCAACTCCAGCGGCCTCGTCGGTAAGTATCTGATGACACATTTCTCGGGCGGCGGCGCGTCTGGCCGCCTGCCTGAGGTCGAGGCCACGCCGTCGATGAACGGTCCGAACCGGCCCTGCCAGCTCCTCACGGCACGCTTCCGCAACCTGCCGGGAGGGCCGCAGTCGGCGGACTTCGTGCGCGGCTATGCGTGGAGCACGAGCGTCGGCACGGGCTTCGACTTCTCCGCGCCAGGCATCGGCGATGCGTACACGCGCGCGATCGCGCGCAGGCGTCCCGTATCTGTCACGTTCTCCGGCTTCGGCGAGTGCCTGCCGTATGCCGACAACACGTGCACGATCGATCCCGACACGCGCGATGCGTTCGGCATCCCCGTGGTACGCCTGCACCTGACGCCGCGCGAGAACGAGCAGGCGATGCACCGCGACATGGCGACGCACGCGGCGGAGGTCCTCGAGCGCATCGGTGCCACCAACATCAGGCAGACGCACCAGGTGCGCGGCCAGGCGCATGAGGTGGGTGCGGCGCGCATGGGTACGGATCCGAAGGCATCGGTCCTCAATCCGTTCCTGCAATCGCACGACGTGCGCAACCTGTTCGTGATGGACGGCTCCAGCTTCCCGTCGAGCGCGTGGCAGAACCCCACGCTCACGATCATGGCGCTGGCCGTCCGCTCGACTGACTATCTGCTGGAGCAACTGCGAGCGGGGAACCTGTAA